In Melanotaenia boesemani isolate fMelBoe1 chromosome 18, fMelBoe1.pri, whole genome shotgun sequence, the following proteins share a genomic window:
- the fbxo45 gene encoding F-box/SPRY domain-containing protein 1, whose translation MSGAAGGGGGSSCLGAAAAASCSSAGSSYAASAAGGAGVAGRLPARVLEHVFSYLELSDLMRCVLVCWHWNNILADENSEVWRSLCSRALSDEAMRSDILCNLPTYKGKLKAFQHALSSHDCSRNVYVKKNGFTLHRNPIAQSTDGARGKIGFSEGRHAWEIWWEGPLGTVAVIGIATKRASMQCQGYVALLGSDDQSWGWNLVDNNLLHNGEVNGNFPQCNNAPKYQIGERIRVILDMDDKTLAFERGFEFLGVAFRGLPKTCLFPAVSAVYGNTEVTMVYLGKPLDG comes from the exons ATGTCTGGAGCGGCCGGCGGGGGAGGAGGCTCCTCCTGTTTGGGCGCAGCAGCGGCAGCCAGTTGCAGCTCTGCCGGCTCTTCCTACGCTGCCTCAGCCGCAGGAGGCGCAGGGGTGGCCGGGAGGTTACCAGCTCGCGTCCTGGAGCACGTTTTTTCCTATCTGGAGCTGTCTGACTTGATGCGGTGCGTGCTGGTCTGCTGGCATTGGAATAATATCCTAGCGGACGAGAACAGCGAGGTGTGGCGCAGCCTGTGTAGCCGCGCTCTGAGCGATGAAGCAATGCGGTCTGACATCCTGTGCAACCTGCCCACCTACAAAGGAAAA CTCAAGGCTTTCCAACATGCTCTAAGCTCCCATGACTGCTCCCGCAATGTTTACGTGAAGAAGAATGGCTTCACCCTGCATCGCAACCCCATCGCCCAGAGCACGGACGGTGCACGGGGTAAAATTGGCTTTTCGGAAGGGCGACATGCCTGGGAGATCTGGTGGGAAGGCCCTCTCGGTACTGTGGCAGTCATAGGCATTGCCACCAAGCGGGCTTCGATGCAGTGCCAGGGCTACGTTGCATTGTTGGGCAGCGACGACCAGAGTTGGGGCTGGAACCTGGTCGACAATAACTTGCTTCACAACGGTGAGGTTAACGGAAACTTCCCTCAGTGCAATAATGCACCCAAGTATCAG ATTGGTGAGAGAATACGGGTGATTCTAGACATGGATGACAAAACTCTAGCTTTTGAGAGGGGGTTCGAGTTTCTTGGAGTAGCTTTTCGTGGACTGCCCAAAACCTGCCTGTTCCCTGCTGTCTCTGCAGTTTACGGCAACACTGAAGTCACCATGGTATACCTGGGAAAACCTCTGGACGGCTAA
- the fam168b gene encoding myelin-associated neurite-outgrowth inhibitor gives MNPVYSPAPTGVPFTNTKGIGYPGAYSASTGFPVGYATAAPAYTPSMYAGGNPAFTSGYAPGTPFKMSCSPNTGTVPPYSSSPNPYPAAVYPVRSTYPQQNPYAQALIPSQQQGAYYTQPLYAAPPHVIHHTTVVQPNGMPAAMYAPPIPQARPNGVAMGMVAGTTMAMSAGTLLTTPSPAPVAPHTVTMPTYRPAGTPSYSYVPPQW, from the exons ATGAATCCAGTTTACAGCCCTGCACCAACAGGGGTCCCTTTTACCAACACTAAGGGTATAGGCTACCCAGGTGCCTATTCTGCCtcaa CTGGATTCCCTGTGGGCTATGCAACTGCTGCCCCAGCTTACACTCCCAGTATGTATGCAGGAGGAAACCCAGCCTTCACCAGTG GCTACGCTCCTGGGACTCCTTTCAAAATGTCCTGCTCTCCCAACACGGGGACTGTCCCACCGTACTCCTCCTCACCAAACCCCTACCCTGCTGCTGTTTACCCAGTCAGGAGCACCTATCCCCAACAGAACCCCTACGCACAG GCATTAATACCTTCACAACAACAAGGTGCCTACTACACGCAGCCGCTGTACGCCGCTCCGCCTCATGTTATACATCACACGACGGTGGTGCAGCCCAACGGGATGCCCGCAGCTATGTATGCCCCGCCTATCCCTCAAGCACGCCCCAACGGTGTTGCCATGGGGATGGTGGCTGGCACGACCATGGCCATGTCAGCCG GAACTTTGTTGACGACTCCGTCACCAGCGCCGGTTGCCCCCCACACGGTCACAATGCCCACGTACCGGCCCGCGGGCACCCCCAGCTACAGCTATGTGCCTCCACAGTGGTGA